CACACTCTGAGCCTCCAGCGGAGTTCCAAGAGATATCAAGAGGATGCCTCCCTCTTCAAAAGGTGGGGGTTCAGCGTGCTGAACCCCCACCCTTCCGGAGACATCCCCTACTTCCCCTCAGTCCACCACCATACGGCTCCCCAATCCATCATAGAGCTTGACTCAGGCTATCCGGATCTCCTTGCTGCTCTCCCATAATCCGTGGATGTTGCACAGAGCCAAGGCGTACAGGGTGCCGGGCTTGGTCACCTTCAATGTAACCGTCACCGCGTGGTGCGTGTACACCGGGCCCTGGTTGGGGCCAGCCACCGCCTCACCATGAGCGGTGAACTCGAAATGCCCCACCTGATGGGTAAACGGCTCCCCCTCCGGGTGGAAGTAAAGGGAGATCCAACTGATATGATGTTCCGTGGTGTTGGGATGTCCCACCTCCTTCCCCAGGCTGACCGTCACCTGGAACATCTCGTCGGCCTTCACCTCGTCCGGGCACTCGATGACCGGCACGTGTTTTTCCTTCTTCCAATCAGCTTCCTGAATGCGTTCGCTCAGCTTGGTCATGGCTTCTCCTCCTTGCCTTATACCGGCGTGAAAATCGACGACCTCCCAGAGAGCCGACGCCCTTTGGGAGGGAACAGCCCCTTTACCTTCGATCCTCCGCCCTGACGAAGGGCGGCCTCACCTCAAGGGATGTCAGCAGGCCATAGCAACGGGGCTTCCGAAACGCGTTCCCCCACGTCTCACGCTCCCGATACGCCCGGATCCGATCCATATGGAAGACGGCCAGGTAGACGCTCTCCTCCTCGCCCGCCTCGATCACCAGGGTATCCCTCGCGTTCCCCCTCTCGTCGAAGGCGATGGGATCAAAGGCGATGGAGTGTCCGTTGTTCTGCGGCGCGGCATAGTTGGTCATCGCCACCCCTACCATGTTCTCAAAGGCCCTCGCCCTGAACTGGCCGATGCGATGCGCCTCCAGCTCGCAGGCGTTGGGCGTCAGGATGATCTCCGCCCCCTTCAACATCAGAATGCGAGCGCTCTCCGGGAACTCCCGATCGTAGCAGATCATGGCCCCCACCCTGACCGTCCCTTCCTCCGTCTCCAGATCGCACACGTAGAAATCGTCTCCAGGGGTCAGGGCGATCTCCCGATCGAAATCGCAGGTATGCACCTTGGCGTACGTCATCACGACCTCGCCGCGTCGGTCGATCAGGGAAACGGAGTTACGCGGCGCGCCCTCCCATCTCTCCAGATAGGTCAGGGCGATGGCCATCCCCAGCTCCTTCGCCAGCGCCCTGAAGTGCATGACGAAGGCATCATCCCGGCCGATCGCCTGCGCCCGCCACTCCTCCTGCGCGCCCGGCCGACCCGGATCGTAAAAGGTGTACCCGATGTTCCACATCTCCGGGAAGAGCGCGAGGTCCGCTCCCAACTCCCTCGCACGCCGGCAGAACGCCTCCCCCTTGGCGAGGTTCGCCTCCTGATCGTCCCCACAGGCTACCATCTGCAACAGAGCGATCCGGAACAGGCTCATAGGCCCTCTTTCCCCTCGAGGAGGGATCCCTTTCCACAGAAGCCCTGCTTTCCCGGCCCTTCTCGCAGAGACTCAGGCCGAGGCCAGGCAGATCAGGGGCGGGATTCTTCAGACACACTCTTACAGAAACGGGATCGGGCGGGAGAGCGGCGGGGGCGTATACGCCTCCCGGTAGTACGCGGCCACCCGGCGCAGGACCGCATCGCGTATCGCGCGCAATTCCTCCGCGGCCGGGCCCAACGTCATCATCCGGCTGGCGGCCACGTGATTGTCCAGGATGCCCTGGGCCACGTCGATGGGCACATCCAGCCGGCAGAAGATCCAGGCGATCACCCCGCTATACCAGCGCAGGCGCGCCTCCTCCCCAGCGCGGAAGGTGGATGTGGGCTGGCCGTCGAACGTCATGCGCCGCACCTCGCCCAGCGTGGCGCCGCCCAACACGCCGTGGATGATGGAGATCGTCTCCGCGCCGCATCGCCAGAACTCGTCCGCCCCCAGGCAACGCATCTCCGCGCCCGGGTCGGCGAAGATGACCTGTGCGGCGGCGCGGGTGTACAGCTTGTAGCCGGAGTTGAAGTCGGGCACGTCCTCCGGGCTCGCACAGAAGCGCAGATCCAACACGCGACCCTGCCGCGCCAGGTGATAGCGCAGAGCATCCAACAACACCCGATCCTGCAACAACTCCAGCTCACCGCGCAGCCAACCCATCGGTCGATGCAGGCTGCCCCGCCGCCCGATCACCAGCACGCGATCGTTGGCCGTCTCCCGGGCGATATGGACCGCCGCCCGCGCCAGATTGGGCAGATCGTTGATGAAGTGATCGGCGTCAGCATCGCGCACGCACAGCAGGTCGGCGTCCGGCCTCTCGCTCAGCAGCCAGCGCATCCCCTGTGTGACCGCGTGCTCCTTGCCGCGATTCTCGTCCTCTATGATCAGCGCCGGGGCGACGCCCTCCCGCCGCAGGAGCCGATCCCTCTCGACCCGGGCCACCCGGGCGATACGCGGGCTTCCGTCCACCACCAGCACGATCTGATCCCAGGGCATGAACAGCCCGCAGTCGGCCAGGGTCAAACGCAGCAGATCGGCGATGGCCTCATCGGACTCCTGGGGGTTATACCAGACCGGCACCACCATCCCCAGCCGGGGATGCAGGTCGGCGATGGTGGCGTAGTGCTCGTGAGTGCTCACGCCGCGCCCCTCTCCGCTGCCAGTCTCAGCCGGGCCAGCACGCCCGCACCGATCACGCCCGCCTGCGGCCCCAAAGCGGCCTTCCAGACCGGCGTCGATCGAGCCGTGGGCAACGCGTGCCGGGCGATGCAGGAGCGAATGGCCTGGAAAAACG
The DNA window shown above is from Chloroflexota bacterium and carries:
- a CDS encoding Neelaredoxin; amino-acid sequence: MTKLSERIQEADWKKEKHVPVIECPDEVKADEMFQVTVSLGKEVGHPNTTEHHISWISLYFHPEGEPFTHQVGHFEFTAHGEAVAGPNQGPVYTHHAVTVTLKVTKPGTLYALALCNIHGLWESSKEIRIA
- a CDS encoding carbon-nitrogen hydrolase family protein encodes the protein MSLFRIALLQMVACGDDQEANLAKGEAFCRRARELGADLALFPEMWNIGYTFYDPGRPGAQEEWRAQAIGRDDAFVMHFRALAKELGMAIALTYLERWEGAPRNSVSLIDRRGEVVMTYAKVHTCDFDREIALTPGDDFYVCDLETEEGTVRVGAMICYDREFPESARILMLKGAEIILTPNACELEAHRIGQFRARAFENMVGVAMTNYAAPQNNGHSIAFDPIAFDERGNARDTLVIEAGEEESVYLAVFHMDRIRAYRERETWGNAFRKPRCYGLLTSLEVRPPFVRAEDRR